Genomic window (Vulpes lagopus strain Blue_001 chromosome 6, ASM1834538v1, whole genome shotgun sequence):
GCCGGTTTCCCGCCTGAGGAGAGGCAGCCTGCTGGTCCCCCGCGGCTCCTCCTCCGTCAGCCGGGCCCCAGCTCTCAGGGCCGCACGAGTCCGGGAGCCGGCAGTCTGCGTCTGTTCGGGGACCGTCTGCGCTTTTCACCGCGACCTCAGCCGGCTTGGTTTCAGAGCCCCCCAACTGGTGGCTTGTTTCAGGGTGACTTCCCGCGCTGACAGAAATCTGGTCGGTGGCGCTGGCTTTTGGGGAGCCAGACTTCACACTCGAGGGCTGTTTGCAGCTGGGCGCCTCCCTAGTTGGGGTCATTCCTGCTGACCTCCCGGCTTCCCGACACATACTCTGAGCATTACCCGCTGCCGCCGCGGCCGGTGACACGGTAAGGACCTCCCCTGGTAGCCTCACCAAGTTACCTTCTCCTTGGAAAGCCGTGGAAACGGCAGTAGGCGCCTGGCCGCGCGCCTCCGGTGTGATGCCTGGGCACTGACCTggctcctgggggcccaggagcTTGTCAGACAGCTCCACGGTGTGGCTCCCACTGCCACCCCCATGGCAGACGACACGAAGCTGCTCCTGTGGTTCCAAACGCTCAGGAACGGGCATTTCCTTTAAGAATGCTGTGAGGATGCTGGGGCTGGTGGAGACGGATCTGCTCTCGACACTTGCCACTGCCTGCACCTCGGCGTCTTGCTGAGCCCTGCTGGGAACTTCCCTGACCTCACCCGCAGCTTGGTTGGTCATTGTACTTGCTTCTTTGAACCTTAACACCTGGTGCTGCGCTGGCAGCGGCACCTTTCCCAGATCCGGAGGAAACGTGGAGCCTTGACTAGTGAGGTGGGATAGTTGAGTTGTCACGGGGGTCACACTCTGGCTGTCCGAGGTGGTGGCAGGGGGCTGTTTGTTCCCAGAGCATCCATCTTCTCTTGCTGGAGGTTCACAGGACCTTGTCCGGGGGTCACACATAGCTCCTGGCCTTTCCGCTTCAGGTCCGCCTACAGGAGAGGAGGTGTGAATGAACACCCTGGCTGCCATATTTGCAGTTTGTACCATTTCCTGGATTGTTTCTGGAGAAGGAAAATCACAGGGCACTTGAGCTTCGCTGTTGCCCCGGGTGCTGCCCGCCGGACAGCTTGACGTTTCAGCTTGCTCTCCTTCTGAGGAAGTTCTCTGTGTTTTCAGCAGTGTATCTTCAGGTCCTGATGAGGGGCTGGCCTTGAGCTGGGCACCTGGGATGGCCTGGTAGGCATGCTGACTGGCTGGCATGGTCAATGCTTCGTCTAGATCCTTTCCTGCTGTAGAACACGGGGCTGGTGCTGTGGGCTCGCAGCTTCCTGGCAGCTGGGTACGGCCAGGAGAGTTGCACGCGGAAGACACTTTTTCCACCTCATTGAAGATACCAGGAGAAGACATGTCCGGCTGGGTGGTCTCATGCTCATAGGCCTGCATCAGGGCCTCAGCAGCTGCCCTGGGGCTGAGGACTGGCTCTTCAGGAGGTCCAGAGAGGCCATTGGTGTTCTTACACAGGAGGGCTGGTGGAGGCCGAGGTGAGGCAGGCGGCACTTCTCCTAGATCCTCCTCTTTTCCAGCAGCTGTGATCAAGGAAGTTTTAGCAGATCTCAAAGGGTCAGGTACAGTCCCCATggaatttttcttaagaaaaatctcAGAGCTCTCTGGTGCAGTGCTCCCTCAGGGAAGCAGTCTTAGCTCAGTGTGAAGACTCAGTCAGGGATGATGACCTTTCTGAAGGGTCAATCTGCGAATAAAGGAGACGGTATCATTAATACACTACAGCATTTAAGGACTGAAAATACACCAAACTGTCATTTGTAGATCTTAtgagcagggcgcctgggtggctcagttaattaagcatctgccttcagctcaggtcgtgaccccacgatcctgagatccagccccacattgggctccctgctcagtgaggagcctgcttctctctctcctggggcCCTTCCCCCTTGggctctcttttgctctctgtctctcaaataaataaatgaataaataaataaaatcttaaaaaaaaaaaacttacaagcACATTAAACCTTTTTCTCCTACATCTGTTGCTATAAAAATAGATCTTAGGAAGaaagattttgaagaaaatagtTTAATTATACAAGTATTATTTTGGTATAGTAGCCTCTGCTTGCATCCCGCTGCTGTCTAGTAAATAcgttttaaatgtattttacctGAGCAGATGATAACTACCCAAAAGTCATTTGTGTAGTCTGATTTACCAGATATCAGAAAATCCTATAAAGCTACTATAATCAAATCAGTAAGTTGAAATAGGCCTAAACAAATATGTGAAATAGAGTATCTAGAAATAGATCCAGATATAAATGAAGATTTAATATATGACAAGGGAGGCAGTTCAATTTAGGGGCAAAATGATGGATTACTTAATATATGGAGCTGGCAAACTGTTAATACATCTGGAAGAAAATTAGATCTTTATCTTACACCAACTCCAAAAATAAATCCTAGATGGATTTATATGGATTAAaggttaaaatgtaaaataaataaataaaaaaaaatcctgtaagaaAACCTAGGAAACATAAATATAATCCAGGGGCAGAAAGAATAGGCTTCTTTTGGCAAGGGAGAAAATACAGAAACtataagaaaaactaaatataagtgatcaaataaaacccaaaagtTTTGTATGGCAAAAGATACTATAAAAAATACAAgtgatttgaaaaacaaatgtttaaaactgTAGAGAACAGGTAAAAATATCTACActatagcagattttttttttaattttatttatttgtccatcagagagagagagagagagagaggcagaaacataggcagagggagaagcaggctccatgtagggagcctgacgtgggactcgatcctgaatctccaggatcaggctctgggttgaaggcagtgctaaactgctgagccacccgggctgcccctatagcagaagatcttaaaagtttataggagttgaggcacctgggtggctcagttagttaagcatctgtgtcttgattttaactcaggtcatgatctccaggtcatgagactgaaccccaTGTGGGCTCACACctagtgtggaacctgcttaagattctctcagtctccctctgtcccttcccccgcCCCTGCTTGGtgcatgggctctctctctctctctcaaaaaaaaataaatttatagggAGACAAAGTTCATTGGAAAAATGGACACAGAACACAAAAATGCAACTTAAAAGATAGGAAACCCAACAAGCTCGTGGAAAGAAGATCAAATTCATTTGTAGTCAAAGAAGTGCAAGTAAAGTAACTGAGATTTTACATCAATAGCACttgcaaaatcttaaaaaaaaaaaaaaaaagagcattatgACCTGGCAGTTTTTTCATTAATTGTAGGTACAAACTGTGTACTCTTAACAGTTTTCTTTAGGAAgcagttta
Coding sequences:
- the GPRIN3 gene encoding G protein-regulated inducer of neurite outgrowth 3 encodes the protein MGTVPDPLRSAKTSLITAAGKEEDLGEVPPASPRPPPALLCKNTNGLSGPPEEPVLSPRAAAEALMQAYEHETTQPDMSSPGIFNEVEKVSSACNSPGRTQLPGSCEPTAPAPCSTAGKDLDEALTMPASQHAYQAIPGAQLKASPSSGPEDTLLKTQRTSSEGEQAETSSCPAGSTRGNSEAQVPCDFPSPETIQEMVQTANMAARVFIHTSSPVGGPEAERPGAMCDPRTRSCEPPAREDGCSGNKQPPATTSDSQSVTPVTTQLSHLTSQGSTFPPDLGKVPLPAQHQVLRFKEASTMTNQAAGEVREVPSRAQQDAEVQAVASVESRSVSTSPSILTAFLKEMPVPERLEPQEQLRVVCHGGGSGSHTVELSDKLLGPQEPGQCPGITPEARGQAPTAVSTAFQGEGNLVRLPGEVLTVSPAAAAAGNAQSMCREAGRSAGMTPTREAPSCKQPSSVKSGSPKASATDQISVSAGSHPETSHQLGGSETKPAEVAVKSADGPRTDADCRLPDSCGPESWGPADGGGAAGDQQAASPQAGNRPARRGTESLDGGARADAKTLLLNPKSREGGGPAPAAGATPSPVRRSQEAASEESRPPKAAASLSLPCDAAVGDSSPGSGKRTPSRLAKASPRRASRVSEFLREQKLNVTAAAAQVGLTPGEKKKQLGPDSKLQLKQSKRVRDVVWDEQGMTWEVYGASLDPESLGIAIQNHLQRQIREHEKLIKAQSSQARRSISSDTSSNKKLKGRQHSVLQSVLQTFRRPNCCVRPAPSSVLD